The Tenrec ecaudatus isolate mTenEca1 chromosome 4, mTenEca1.hap1, whole genome shotgun sequence region GTTTTGGAAGGTGTGATTCCAAAGTGAAATCTCAACACCAAATGGAAATGGTCTTTGGCACCTGGGTGTCATGCCTTCAGTTTCTCCTTGGTCACTGCCTTGAGTGTGTCCCCTGCCTGTCATGGTTTATGCTAAGAGCCCCTTGAAAcaagaatttttttccccacaataaaatgaaaaagctgTTATCAACAAGTCTgcactcatggcagccccatgtgttAGAGAAGAATTGCTCTATTGTTTTCTTAGCTCTACTCTGTACAGAAGTAAAGAGCCAGACCTTTATTGCAGTGTCATTGGGTATGTTTGGGCTGCCAACTTTCAGCGTAGTAGATGAGCACCCACCCCATGTGCCCCCTGCAGGTCCATATGCTGCCTGAAGCTGGCTTTTCTCTCCTGTGCAGCTGGCAGGGAAGCCACTTCTCGTCCCAGCTCCGCAACCTCCCGTCTATGTAGCAGAGTAATAGGAAGATGAGCCTGTGAGCTCAGAGTGCCTGtcgttgctgctgctgctccctgTAATCAGGCCTCTGCCCTCCCCCAGGGATCAAGTTTGTGGTGCTGGCAGATCCTAGGCAAGCAGGAATCGATTCTCTTCTTCGAAAGATTTACGAAATTTACTCCGACTACGCCCTCAAGAATCCATTCTACTCCCTGGAAATGCCTATCAGGTAGGTGGTCCCGGTCAGAAGATCTAGCCAAAGCCTCCTGGCCCCTCCCCCAAGACCTGGGTATTTTCCACCAAGTCATAAACAAAAACGGTATGCGCTTTTTCTAAGCATTTTTCCTTGAGGCTCATAGCCGTGTTCAGGGAGCGTTTCCACCCTCTGCCTCCGCCAAGGTGGCGGGAGAGGCCGATGCACACGTTCTCTCTCGGGCCTGGCTTAGGTGTGAGCTGTTTGACCAGAATCTGAAGCTGGCCCTCGAGGTGGCAGAAAAGGCGGGGACTTTTGGACCCGGGTCATAGGCTGAACCTGAATAAGACCCCCACGCTCTGAGAGTCTGCAAGTCGTGTTTGTGCACATGGAAACTGAGGGATGTTGGGCCTGGTTACTGGACTGACTCCCGGCCCTAATCCCatgctctctcctgccctgtatgTCAGGCCCCACTTCCCACCTCTGTACAGATTTATTTATGGAGGCGACGGGCCCACAAATGTTGTAATAAATGTTTTTCTGGCTGGAGTGTTTGTTAGTCTGGTTGATGGTTTGGGGGCAAGGCCCGGGAGGGGAGATGGGACTGGGAACGTCCTTCTGGGAAACTCGGACATTATGTGGTAAGAGAGAACAGAATGGATACATGTTGATGAAGTGGATGATTGTAGGACTTTGAGTCGGGAGCCTTGGACCTGGGCCCAGAATGGCTGTTGGCTTCCTGGGTGTGTAATCGATGGTAGTCAACAATGGGATGGCCAGCCAGTGCTCTGCACTAGGCTTTCCTGCCTGGTCACCTGCAGTTCTCACCTTGACATCGGCACATGCCTCCTGTTGTAGTTTCGCCAGGCACAGACTCCACCCCAGTCTCACAGCTCGTCAGTCACTGAGGCCTGTGCCGGACCGAGGGTTCCTGACTGCGGGGCCAGTGGACCCGCCGGAACCCAACCAAAAAGACACCGCCACCCACTGCCCGAGAGGTGACTGGTAGCAACCTGGTAGGACAGAAGCGGCTGGGGCAGcagcccagtgtgccaccaggcgtCTGGCTTACAggacaaaaaaaaacactgccacatCGAGTCCGACTCAACAGCGACCCAGGGGCCAGGCCAGGCCTGCCTCCCGGGCCCCCGAAGCTGGCACTCTACGGGGGCAGGAAGCCTCAGCTTCCGCACTTTGCAGCCCAACTAGCTTCTCAAAGGACCTCCAACGCACACTGTATCGAGATGAAGGAGAGCAGGCATGAGCTTAAGGAGGAACTGCAGAATCTGTCTACACCTCAGCCCTGTCACCACAGGGAAATAGGCTCTTGAGTCGCCCGAGGTTAGAGAGCAGGTACCAATAGCTGTTTATAAAGAACACAGTTTctgacttccagaatctctttgtGAAAGAAGGAGTTGTGGACAGCGTTTAGTATCAAatctagtttttagtattttagAACAAGTCTTCCTGCCGCCCCTCTGAACTACTCCAGGAAGACTGAGGTACTGGTGATAGCAGTTGCCTACTGCCAAGAGGCCTTGGGGCAGAAAAGAGGTCATGGGCCATTGGTGCCCTaatggaagggaggggaggacagTGCAGGTACTAGGGAGGGTGTAAGGCTCCCTGAATGCAGGGATGTCTCTTCTCCAGGCAGGAAATAGGAGCTAACAGGAGTCCAGGAACAAAGGTTATGTTAAATAGGGCCTAGGAGAGGGTGCTGGGGCCATCAGCTTCCGATAACTTCCAGGGTCACTGGGGCAGAGGAAGGAGCAAAAAAGGTTGACTGCCAGCCAGGACAGCTCCCCGTGCCCCCACCCACCACGCCTGGAAAGGCCATTGCTGGCTGGGGTTGCCCGAGAGCCTGGGTTGTCCTCAGTCGGCTTTCTTGGGCACTCTGCCCATCTTGGTGCGGATGTTCCGGAGGAGGAAGAAGCCCGCGGTGCTGGTGGCACAGACCACTTCAGCCACCCAGAAGGCTGTGCTCCAGCTGTAGTGCTTGGCGATGGTGCTGAAGGGCAAGCCGGCCAGAAAGCCGCCCACTGCCAGGAGGAGGGGAAGAGGCTGAGCCGGGCTGGGCAGCCTGAGCCCATGGGGCCTACCTACATCAGCCTCTTGCTGGCCTGTGGGCAAGGTACAGGTGGGGGCCGTGGGAGAGACTGGCACTTAAAGGCTGACACTTACCATTGGCCATGAGCCCTACGATGGCATGGGAGGTGCCGCACAGGTTGGGAGGGGCACTCTCATTGGCTATCACTCCAAACAAGGCAATGGGCCCATAGGAGGAGAACCCGAACACGGCTCCCAACACCAGGATCCAGAGCTGTGGGAGAAGGCGGCCTTCAGAGGCTGAGCCGCCTGCCAACCCACCCTCCAGGCGAGAGGCTGCCCGGGCCCCAAAAGAGCTTGTAAGAGTAAAGATACAGTAGGTGACCCCTGAGCCCACTCACAACCCAAGTGACTGTGTGGAGCTGAGAAGTGGGCGCCACGCGGGGCCTGTATGGGGAGGTCGGGGGGACAGCCAGCCCCCAGTTAGCTGCTGTGCCCCCAGAATTTCTGCAAGCTGGATCTGCTCAGGACAAGGCAAAGGGAAAGGGAGGACAAAGGTGAGACCGACCCAGAGAGAGAGCAGGCACCTCGTGCTCTGTAAAGCCCGTGAGTTGAGCGAGAGGGTGCAGAGCGGGAGTCCAGAAAGCCACCTCCTAGAAGAGCACAGGAGagaagagaccaggcccagaGCAGGGATGGAGGAGAGGCTCCGGGCACACGGACCCGGCCAGGGGCCGGCCGCGCAGAGGCTTGTGCTTGTGCTCTGTCCACCCTGGCCGGGCCAGCCCTCCTCGTTTACCTTGGGGGAGTCGGTGGTCACAGTTGCCCGGAAGAGGTACATGGACAGAGTCATGCCAGCCATCATGAGCAGCAGCAGCCCGTGGCGAGGGTTCCCGTACGCCGACAGCCCAGCCTGTGGATCCAGTCACCTCTGTCAGGCCCTGGGAGCCAGCAGACTGCTCCCACCCCTGGAGCCTGACCCATCAGGGCCTCTGCTGGCAGGGCTTTGGCAatcccacccctgaacttggccCAGAGAAACTCTGGGAGGCCCTGGGACCTGCTCATTAAGATCCAAGGCCAAACTCCACActcccttcctctctgctgtGCCAGGATATGAGACCACGTGCTACTCCTGGTCCCTCCCCTCTGCTCTGCTTTCGCTGGCACTGCGAGGCTGAGAAAATCTGGTCCCCCTTGATGTCGACTAGAACCTTTCTCCCAGGGCCTTATCATCACCCTCCCTAGGAAAGGTAAGAATAGTCTGGAACCATCGTCCCCTCGTCCAGCCTGAGTCAGCAGATGCCAACCTGTCTGTGCCCCAGAGTCCCACCAAAGAGAACCCCCTCTTCCTGTCCCTTCCACCCACTCACCTTTGCCATGGCTCGGTCTGACAGGTAGCCAGCCGCGATGCTGCCTACAAGGCCCCCGACCTCCAGTGCACTCATGTAGGAGCTACCTGCAGTGAGGTGTTGCCGTGGGATGGGGGAACGGGTGTTATCTATGGGGGTTATCCCCCACTGGCTTCAACCCAGAGAGGGGCAGGATCCCCGGCTGCTTACATAGTGCATGGCTGGGCCTTAGGGCCAGAGGCGCGCTAGAGGGAAGCAGGGCCtgactgcccacccccaccctcaccccccagccTCGGCTGCTGCTCCCTGTGGCTCCTCAGCCTGGGCCCCCAGCTTACCCACAAGAGCTGACTGTCCTTTCTCCTGGATAAGGAAGAACTGGCCCCAGTCGGTACAGCAGGTCTTCACCCCAAACACCACTAGGTAGCCGGTAGAAAGCACCCACAagtagggggacagcagcagctcCTGCAGGGTGCTCTCCTCCTTCAAGGAGCCTGGGGGTGGGCACAGGCCTTAGGCACTACTTGCTACCCTGTCCCCAACCCAGccccaccagtcattaaccaGCCCGAGGGGCAGAGTCCACCCATACAGCAGGGGTCAGCATGAAAgttctcctttccaccccaccccctccctgctccccacaggTCTTATAAGCTATGAAACATGACATGGGTGGGGTGTGCAGCGTGGGGAGGGAGAGCCATCCATGCCGCCCAGCCTTAGCATGCGGTGGGagacaggcagggagggctgaACCAGGACATGGCAGGCTCGGTCGGTGGCTCTGCCGTCTGCTCCTTAACAGCCTCAGGTGGAGTTTGATTGACAGGCCCACTTCATCGCTTGCCCGGGTCCCCTGGAGAGCAGAGGGCCGGGCACAGAGCCAGCCCGCCACCAAAACCTGCGAGCCACCGGCCAGCCTGGGAGGGGGCCGTCACCTTTCTTGCCCTTGGTGGGAGTGGGGTCCAGGTTGCGGAGGCCCACGTCGGCAGGCTCGTTGTGGATGAGCAGGAGGCAGAGGAAGGAGACCCCCACACATAGCGCCCCGGACAGGGCCAGCGTGCTGCGCCAGCTGTAGCTCTGGGCGAGGATGGTTACCAGGATGGGGCCCAGCCCCCCGGCCAGGTTCATGCTAGTTGACAAGACGGCCCACCAAGTGCCAAACTGGGATGGCTCAAACCACTGTGGGGGCAGAGAGGGACAGAGGAGGTGTCCAGCTAAGGGTGGGGGCAGGTGGGGCAGGCCCAGCAGATCACATTACAAGGGTGAGACAGAGGGAGCTGTGCCTTGGCAGGGCCAATTCCCTCATCtgccatctgaccccaccactcgCAGGCGCCTAAAATATCTTGACAAGCAGCAGATGCTGGAGTGGAACTCGAAGGAGCCGGCTCCCTCCGGGGTGGTGTGTAAGAAAGGGTGGGCCCTCAGCTCTCCAGCACGCTCGTGCCCATCTGCACCAGCTCACCTTCCGCAGAATCTTCCCACATGGGGGCCAGCCCAGCCCCTGTGCCAGGCCATTGAGGAACCAGAGGGCAGCAAAGACCGGCACTGTGGTGCTCCAGGAAAAGATGACGTTGACCAAGCCGACCAAGAGCAGCCCGGACGAGAAGAGCCAGCGAGCACTCATCTGGTCAGACAGCACCCCGCTCACAAACTTGCTGATGGCATATGCGGCAGACTGGCTGCTGGCGATgaggcctgcagggcagggggcagggaggagggaggcaggaggtCAGGTGCATAGAGGTGCCCTGCGGGGTGAGACAGGCACCTTCCAAGAGGACTAGAGCTTGGCTAGACGCCTGATGTTTGTGGGGCCCCCTACTCGCCTTGCACCCAGCACAAGCCCCACGGTGACCCACGACTTTTCAGACTTTTGGACAGTTCCAGCTGCAGCGGTTAGGGGACCAGAAGGGAGCAGGACAGGACATCGCCCCTCCCCTGGGATATGTTCAGGTCTGATTGGCCCCTCACTCAATGCCAACCCAGGGCCTTGGCAGTTCTGCTGCCCCACCTCTGACCGCTGGGGGATGGGCTCAGGAGCCTGGGACCTTGCTTCTGAGTCGCCTGCCTGGCAGGCCCATGAAGTCACTGTGCCAGTCCCCAACTTAGCTCTGTCGGCTGTAGCACCTTAGCACGCACCCACAACAGGTGTGGAAACTATGCTGGGAACCTCTTAAACCCACCCGGAATAAACAGTGCTGCAGAGGGTGCATGCGGACCACAGGTGACCCAccacatgtgtgtgcacacaccatCAGAGCAGTAGCGGTCCCCAGCCAGGCGGCGCTCAGGCGGCATGAATATGAACATGCGTGACATGACCTCTTCACTCAGTAATGGCTTGCATGTGCCTGGACACCCCACACGGCCACAACCCCCGGGCGCGCTGCGCAGTGGGTGCCCCAGGTGGTCAATCCCTCCCCCGCTTCTCTTTCTGCTCACCCAAGTCATCCTTGTCTAGAGAGATCTCTTCCACGAGCGAGGGCATGACAAAGGAGAAGGTCTTGCGGTTGAAGTAGTACAGGCTGTAGCCCCCAAACATGGCCGAGAAGATCACGGTGCGGTAGTAGCCATAGCCCTGGGCTGCCATGGGGGCGGGGAGCAGTCCCTACTGGCCGGGCGCAGAGTCTGAGCACCGTGCGCGCTCGCGGGCTGCCCCAGTGCCCAGATCTGCTGAGCAAGGCCTTTCCAGCTCCTCCTCCTCTCGGGCTCCCAGGCTCCCTTTATAGCCACCTCCTGGACAATCATTAAGCCCGGGGCGGCTCCTAGGGAACCCGGtgtcctgagggagaaagaaaaaaaacagatttCGGACGGCCACACTGCGGGGGCTGGAGGGGTCCCAGAGGGAGCCGGTGCCTGGGAGGCAGGCCAGCACCGTGTCCCCGGATCTCTGCCTTTCTCGCCTCTTCCACGTCCACCTGCACGTGAACGCCGCTGTGATTAAAGACTCAGCCTAATTACTTTTGtctgcctgagcccaggggaggcAGGCATGGGGGTGGGCAGAGCTGCCCTCCATGGCGGCGCCCTGTCACCGACCTGCCGTTCATTTCGGAGGCTTGCTGCACTGGGAGAGGTGTGAGTGTCCGCACACGGGCACGTATACCCTCTACAGTCCTTCTTCACACTTTTCTAGGGCACGCTTCACGCTGGGCCTCCCGATATGGAGGGCAGTGTGGGGTGTAGCTAGCGTTTCTGGAATTACGCGCAGTAATCCCCCCAGCGCGGCCCCCACCCTCACAGAGACTCCCAGTTACGGTTGGGGTCATGAGGAGCCCCTTCAGAACTATCCTGAGAATTCCACGTGACCTCCCCGCCCGTCTTTCCGCTCCGTTGGGAAGGCAAGCGAAGCAGCAGGCGGAGGCGCGAGAACAGCCGACGCCCGCACGCAGTCGGCGtcccccccagcccacccccggtCCGGCTCCGCCGGGCAGCGAGCAGGGGCGGCGGGACTCGGCGCCTGCCCAGCCCGGCGTCCTGGGGACGGACGGGGCCAGGGGCACAGAAGCTAGAGTCGGTGCAATATCCAGCAGGAGGTGTGCTGGCCACGGCGGCCCCCAAATGGGCCCCTACCCTGCAAAGGGCGCCGCAGGAAGGGCCCCGCTGCCTTCGGAAGTTGAGGTTAGTTAGCCTCCGGCGGAGCCCGCCGACTGGAGGTTTCCCGCCTAGCCCCGCCCCCAGGGCACGCCCCGCCCCCGCACGCCGTCCCTACCTGAACGGAGGCGGGCGCCAGACCGGACGGGGGCGGGGCCTGCGGCGCATGCGCCCTCCGTGGAGGCGGGGCCTCCGCCCCTGGAGTCCCCGCCCAGGAATTAGACTGACTCCTCCGGTCGTTCCCGCTCACGGGCAAAGACAGCGCCCCCTGCGGGCAGCGGTTCCCTAAGAATCCGCTGTCCACCGACTGCGCTTAACGTTCTTTCTACCCAAACTGCCGGGCACACAAAGGATACCAAAACGAAGTCACCCGCACTGCCCTGAGTCTTTTCGGACGCACGCGAGGCGTAGACACCGGCTTGAGAGGTGGATAAACCCAGGGGGACCGGCtaggtcaagaaacaatagctccaCATTTGCATAGTCTTTCTGTAATTTCGTTGCAGTATTTTTCTTTGCAAAATTATCTGGGCCTCAAAGTGCGACGCTGAAGGACTGCAGGCAAAATactgaaaagaagatggaagagacAGTCACTCTATCACAAAGAACTGGTCCGCCTTTGACtagttcaagaggcagcatacgaTCAAAACCCAACGGTACTGCAAGAAGTCCAGGCTGCACTGAGGACATGAGCCAAGAGCCCAAGGCAAGGCTGTCGGAACTGACGAGTCCTGCCGACTGCAAGACAGCTaactggccaactaactggaggaGATTCCCATTtttacagaatgcagaaattatcaaatgatAGTATTGaaagcacatgcaagtaaaatgttactgaagatCAGTGACTgcagccagaaattcaggccaggtccagaagaggatgtggaagaagGGACCTCATGGCTGATGGTTCGTGcactttggctgaaagcagagaagagcagaaagatgcttacttgtgtttcattgactctgccaaggcacttgactgtgtggatcgtcACAGTCTAtgggtatccttgagaagaatgggaattccacaacacgGCACTGTGCTTATGAGGAATCTGTTTCAGGGCCATTTGTCACATTATTCAAGGGCCattttggtcaaacatttaattaactcacccctaatatGATGGCtggggaccctggtggcatagtgggctgcactccacaaggtcagcagttcaaaatcaccagctttcTACACCcacaaagtgttacagtctcagaaactcacaggaactgTTCTGCCCTGTCATCTAGGAGCACAGGGAGTCAGTCAGcagagactcaatggcagtgagtttaagctGTACGGCCCATGGGCCTGACGTTCCCCACCCTTGCTGCATGGGCCAATGGGCCATCGTTTGAACAGTGGAGTggatgaaaatcaggaaaggtgtgtgtcaaagtTATACCCTGTCACAATACTTACTGTAGTTGTATCCAGAACAAATCATacaaggattggaggaaggtttatgacCAACCGGTGCTATGCAGACACACGCCTGGCTTGCTGGAAGTAAGAAGGACGTGCTAATCTGAAGATTAAGCATTGCAGCCTCTGGAGGAGCTCCATCCCTGTCTGAACTCGGGGCCCCAGGGAGCAGGTGCAAAGATGGCTCCAGCCTTTGTGAGCTCTTCCCGGCCCTGCTCCCTGGTACCCCTTGGCACCTTCACTTTAAGACTAACTCTAATGTTTCTGGCTTCAGAGCTGATGGTTCAACCACTGGCACCCAGCCCCAGCATGGGGTTCTCGCTGACTCAGATTTTGGACGGGCTCCTAACACGACACTTCTGGTCAACAATTGCCAACACCTCTTCTTGAACCACTTCCAGAGATTCCCAGGGAAGGGCAAATGCAGGAGCCCCACCAGAGGCTGATGTAGAAGTTGCCCATGATCCCCAGTGCCTACTGCCCCTCCCCTGCGGCCCCTCCCcctcttcattttccttttgtctCCTCCTCCAGCTTCCTCCCCTGAAAGGAATAAAGTAGGGACTGGCCTCCATTGGTTTCCCTCCCCATGGTGGGTCAGGTGTCCAGGTTGGCCAGGGTGACGCTGTGAGCAGGGTAAGGCATACTCACTGCCACGAGGGGCCTCTGGGCAACGGGGCAGCCGGCAAGATCTGTTCCCTTCTGGTGGAACCAACTGGAAAACCACTCACCTGTCTTCCTAAGATCATCTGAGCAGGTATGTCAGACTAAGTGGACACTCTCGGAGTGGTGTGCAGGCCTGGCGAAAAAATCCACTCATGTGCAGAAGGAGGCTTGGTTTGAATAAGGCTCAGGAAGCAGCGGGGCAGCTGCAAGCTGAGGGCCCAAATGAGCCCCCACCCCGCCGCCACCCTTCCCGCCACTGAGCCTGATCAATTGGAACGTTGTAGCAGAATCCCCTCCACTTGCCACACAGTTGGGGGCATATAACTTGTTTGTCTTTCACTGAGTTTTTGAAGCAGTTTTGGGAGGTTCAACCCCCTGTCTCCTTCTGTCAAGTGCTTGCAGAAACTTACaatttctccagtcaacctggtcTCTGTATTTGTCTAGGACCAGAAGGAGCATCCTAGACCTCATCAGCCAACATCAAGATGATGCGCTGAATTGGGCACAAggcttctttaaagtgctgaagagcaaggatgtcgcttataaaactaaggtgtgcctgacccaagccatggtattttcaatgcccCCCTATGAATTTGAAAGTTTTACATGGAATAAAAAAGGCCCAAGAGTAATGGATACATCTGCATTATAGTGCTAGAaatgaacactgaaagtaccagggacctaccgaaagaacaaacacatctgtcctggaagaagtggagccagagtgctccttagaagtgaggatggtgaggctttgtgtgggggaccagcccccacaattaaccaggtccaaggggcagttgtgtaattggggggttaaattaaagagacatcagacaagataaagcgtgCAAGTGTTACCTCTGGGACCCCCAAGACT contains the following coding sequences:
- the SLC37A4 gene encoding glucose-6-phosphate exchanger SLC37A4; the encoded protein is MAAQGYGYYRTVIFSAMFGGYSLYYFNRKTFSFVMPSLVEEISLDKDDLGLIASSQSAAYAISKFVSGVLSDQMSARWLFSSGLLLVGLVNVIFSWSTTVPVFAALWFLNGLAQGLGWPPCGKILRKWFEPSQFGTWWAVLSTSMNLAGGLGPILVTILAQSYSWRSTLALSGALCVGVSFLCLLLIHNEPADVGLRNLDPTPTKGKKGSLKEESTLQELLLSPYLWVLSTGYLVVFGVKTCCTDWGQFFLIQEKGQSALVGSSYMSALEVGGLVGSIAAGYLSDRAMAKAGLSAYGNPRHGLLLLMMAGMTLSMYLFRATVTTDSPKLWILVLGAVFGFSSYGPIALFGVIANESAPPNLCGTSHAIVGLMANVGGFLAGLPFSTIAKHYSWSTAFWVAEVVCATSTAGFFLLRNIRTKMGRVPKKAD